A region from the Leptospira venezuelensis genome encodes:
- a CDS encoding alpha/beta fold hydrolase gives MQFCILTLSLGGSFYSCKSDSSQNAEAAALLASLDPSLAQAAGNKGVSELEDSSGQIQNAFAQESDGSFTFDNTIKVTANDGVVLEASLFTPSTPSPTGKYPTIIFVNSWALNKYEYLVPAAKLAKKGYIVLSYSTRGFGASGGLIDTAGPKDRADLSKIIDWLLANTQTDSANIGISGISYGAGISLAGVSTEPRIKTAVAMSGWGNLKRSLYGNDTPRLIWGLLLVASSYITGKPDPIIAQNFGKLLQHTDIDAVTTWAADRSPETFVGQLNASAGKSVMISNNFEDYLFNPNAVLDYYSKITVPKKLLMNEGIHASAEIGGILGFSGTVWDNAYDWFDYWLKGTNNGIMDKPQVTFQKRFAGPRVTLPSWPSPTVSDKTFYLKPRGLFTNGEIGTSQNTTVTNTGILSGADTAATTGFPLLADILASHADIPVTTNLGLVSRVNGIVYQSSNLSSTLKIRGKMFWNGRISSSLGKANVNVYFYDVDKYGTATLITHGTSTIFDAGWYETKDMSIDLNAVAYDVPAGNKIAIAIDTFDSQYSVPTVLIYGLDVKHSKTPQTTLVIQSEN, from the coding sequence ATGCAATTTTGCATACTAACGCTGAGCCTAGGAGGATCCTTTTACTCTTGTAAAAGTGATTCTTCTCAAAATGCGGAAGCTGCAGCTCTCTTAGCTTCCTTAGATCCAAGCCTGGCCCAAGCTGCCGGAAATAAAGGAGTTTCCGAGTTAGAAGATTCCAGTGGTCAAATCCAAAATGCATTTGCCCAAGAGAGTGACGGAAGTTTTACTTTCGACAATACCATCAAGGTAACTGCGAACGATGGAGTTGTGTTAGAAGCTAGCCTTTTCACACCTTCTACCCCTTCCCCTACCGGAAAATACCCAACTATAATTTTCGTTAATAGCTGGGCTTTGAACAAATACGAGTATCTGGTTCCTGCTGCGAAACTTGCTAAGAAGGGATATATTGTTCTCTCTTATAGCACAAGAGGTTTTGGAGCTTCCGGAGGACTCATTGATACTGCTGGTCCAAAAGACAGAGCAGATCTAAGCAAAATTATCGATTGGTTGCTTGCAAACACTCAAACCGATTCCGCAAATATCGGTATTTCAGGTATCTCTTATGGTGCCGGAATTTCCTTAGCAGGTGTAAGTACTGAACCTAGAATTAAAACTGCTGTTGCAATGAGCGGTTGGGGAAATCTCAAACGTTCTCTTTACGGCAATGATACTCCTAGATTGATCTGGGGATTATTGCTGGTTGCTTCCAGTTATATAACAGGAAAACCTGATCCGATCATTGCACAGAATTTCGGAAAACTTCTACAACATACTGATATCGATGCAGTGACTACTTGGGCGGCAGATCGTTCTCCAGAAACTTTTGTAGGACAGTTGAATGCTTCTGCGGGCAAGTCAGTAATGATCTCGAATAACTTCGAGGATTACTTATTTAACCCGAACGCGGTTTTGGATTATTATTCTAAGATCACTGTTCCTAAAAAACTTTTAATGAACGAAGGGATCCATGCTTCTGCAGAAATTGGAGGCATTCTCGGTTTTTCCGGTACAGTTTGGGATAACGCATACGATTGGTTCGATTATTGGTTGAAAGGGACTAATAACGGGATCATGGACAAACCTCAGGTTACTTTCCAAAAACGTTTTGCTGGACCTAGAGTGACTCTTCCTTCTTGGCCTTCTCCTACTGTTTCCGATAAAACTTTTTATCTGAAACCGAGAGGTCTTTTTACTAACGGAGAGATAGGCACAAGCCAAAACACTACTGTTACTAACACTGGAATTCTTTCCGGAGCGGACACTGCTGCTACCACTGGATTTCCTTTGCTTGCAGATATTCTTGCGTCTCACGCAGATATTCCTGTAACAACCAATTTAGGTTTAGTCAGCAGAGTGAACGGTATCGTTTACCAATCTTCTAACCTAAGTTCTACATTGAAGATCAGAGGCAAAATGTTCTGGAACGGAAGAATTTCTTCCAGCCTAGGAAAGGCTAACGTGAACGTTTACTTCTACGATGTAGACAAATATGGCACCGCTACCTTGATCACTCATGGTACATCGACTATTTTCGATGCGGGATGGTATGAAACAAAAGATATGTCTATCGATCTAAATGCGGTAGCTTATGATGTTCCTGCAGGAAATAAGATCGCGATTGCAATCGATACTTTCGATTCACAATACTCGGTGCCGACTGTGCTGATTTATGGTCTGGATGTGAAACACTCCAAAACCCCACAAACCACTTTAGTGATCCAATCGGAGAATTAA
- the cutA gene encoding divalent-cation tolerance protein CutA has protein sequence MSYRTFYVTTKNETEALQIAETLVNERLVACANLIPGMKSIYRWHGRLEHNQETVLLLKTKDSEAEKVVARISELHSYTVPCIVSWEIKEANQKYLRWIDSEIGK, from the coding sequence ATGAGCTATCGAACTTTTTACGTTACCACGAAGAACGAAACCGAGGCCTTACAGATCGCGGAAACTTTAGTGAACGAAAGACTGGTCGCATGCGCCAATTTGATCCCTGGTATGAAATCTATTTATAGATGGCACGGAAGATTGGAGCATAATCAGGAAACAGTTCTTTTGTTAAAAACCAAAGATTCTGAGGCGGAGAAAGTCGTAGCAAGAATTTCTGAACTACATAGTTACACGGTCCCTTGTATTGTTTCCTGGGAAATCAAAGAGGCGAACCAAAAGTATTTGCGTTGGATAGATTCGGAAATCGGAAAATAA
- a CDS encoding patatin-like phospholipase family protein, translating into MATKKSPNLIFKKSYDALALNSAFFGFYAHSGFSLGLKEIGFKPAAIAGSSSGALIGSLISAGIPPEEITRFILTLQKSDFWDGNFFSQFLKPFRKGLKNYSGLLSGKKIRSLLEPYLGGKDISDMPIKMGIAVSNLTKGIRELKTEGNIVDMIMASMTFPILFEIPNLRGEEFLDGGVADAEPIKEFILDPSIKRIVVHDIENRKPVSDKILMRAFDSCVSVIASETKDLKELLAKKYGKKIIRVVTNTPYLHPNKMENGRLALELGRRSAHFMKSQILGT; encoded by the coding sequence ATGGCCACCAAAAAATCGCCGAATCTTATCTTTAAAAAATCGTATGACGCATTGGCTTTGAATTCTGCATTTTTCGGTTTTTACGCTCACTCTGGTTTCTCGCTCGGACTAAAAGAGATTGGTTTTAAACCTGCAGCAATCGCAGGTTCTAGCTCGGGAGCTTTAATCGGTTCCTTAATATCCGCAGGAATTCCTCCGGAAGAGATCACAAGATTCATTCTTACTTTGCAAAAAAGCGATTTCTGGGACGGAAATTTTTTCAGTCAGTTCCTAAAACCATTTAGAAAAGGACTTAAAAATTATTCAGGCCTTCTTTCTGGTAAAAAGATCAGGTCTTTACTGGAGCCTTACTTGGGAGGTAAGGATATTTCCGATATGCCTATCAAGATGGGAATCGCAGTTTCTAATCTTACCAAAGGTATTAGAGAATTAAAGACCGAAGGAAATATCGTAGATATGATCATGGCCTCCATGACCTTCCCCATTCTATTTGAAATTCCAAACCTAAGAGGTGAGGAATTTTTAGATGGCGGAGTTGCAGATGCAGAGCCTATCAAAGAATTTATTTTGGATCCAAGTATCAAAAGGATCGTTGTTCACGACATTGAAAACCGTAAACCTGTTTCAGATAAAATTCTAATGAGGGCTTTCGATTCTTGCGTGAGTGTAATCGCAAGTGAAACCAAAGATCTTAAGGAATTATTAGCTAAGAAGTATGGTAAAAAAATTATCAGAGTGGTTACCAATACTCCTTATCTTCATCCCAACAAAATGGAAAACGGAAGATTAGCTTTGGAGTTAGGCAGAAGGTCCGCTCATTTTATGAAATCCCAAATATTGGGAACCTAG
- a CDS encoding acyl-CoA dehydrogenase family protein has translation MDFALSDDQKALRGLARDFAKNEIRPKAEHHDKTGEYPLQILKKAWEIGLMNIHIPEKYNGAGMAELDDTIIGEELFWGCSAMATAILANNLALAPVLIGASDEVLKKWVQPMTEQFQLCAYAVTEPGAGSDVAGIRTTARKVGDEYIINGSKMWITNAGYADWFFVLTKTDPAAGHKGITGFIVSSKTPGVVVGKKELNMGQRCSDTRGITFEEVKVHKSQMIGKEGDGFKIAMGAFDHTRPGVATGAVGVARAAMEHALEYAKTRTAFGKPIIENQAISFMIAEMARDIEAGRLLCHQAAWLIDNGFRNTYQASIAKAFCADACMRITTDAVQVLGGYGFNSEYPVEKLMRDAKIFQIYEGTSQIQRLIISRYLTEGKGIEGPNL, from the coding sequence ATGGATTTCGCTCTTTCAGACGATCAAAAAGCGCTCAGAGGTCTTGCCAGAGATTTTGCAAAAAATGAGATTCGCCCAAAAGCGGAACATCATGATAAAACGGGAGAATATCCTCTTCAGATCTTGAAGAAAGCCTGGGAAATCGGCTTAATGAATATCCATATTCCGGAAAAATATAACGGAGCCGGAATGGCCGAGTTAGATGATACAATCATCGGAGAAGAATTATTCTGGGGTTGTTCAGCGATGGCAACTGCCATCCTCGCAAACAACTTGGCTTTAGCACCGGTACTTATCGGAGCAAGTGATGAAGTCCTGAAAAAATGGGTTCAGCCTATGACTGAACAATTCCAACTCTGCGCTTACGCAGTTACTGAACCTGGCGCTGGTTCTGACGTTGCAGGTATCCGCACTACTGCAAGAAAGGTTGGAGACGAGTATATTATCAACGGTTCTAAGATGTGGATTACTAACGCGGGTTATGCGGATTGGTTCTTCGTTCTTACTAAGACCGATCCTGCTGCTGGTCACAAAGGTATCACAGGATTTATAGTTAGTTCCAAAACTCCTGGTGTGGTTGTAGGCAAAAAAGAATTGAACATGGGACAAAGATGTTCTGACACCAGAGGGATCACTTTCGAAGAAGTAAAAGTCCACAAAAGCCAAATGATCGGTAAAGAAGGCGACGGTTTCAAGATCGCAATGGGAGCATTCGATCATACTCGCCCTGGAGTTGCTACTGGAGCAGTTGGTGTTGCAAGAGCTGCTATGGAGCATGCATTAGAATATGCTAAAACTAGAACTGCATTTGGTAAACCTATCATTGAAAACCAAGCAATCTCTTTTATGATCGCTGAGATGGCGAGAGATATAGAAGCAGGAAGACTTCTTTGTCACCAAGCAGCTTGGTTGATCGATAACGGTTTTAGAAATACATACCAAGCTTCTATCGCTAAAGCATTCTGCGCGGATGCTTGTATGAGAATTACGACTGACGCAGTTCAAGTTTTAGGCGGCTACGGTTTTAACTCAGAGTATCCAGTTGAAAAACTGATGAGAGACGCTAAAATTTTCCAAATTTACGAAGGTACTTCTCAAATCCAAAGATTGATCATCTCTCGTTATCTTACAGAAGGTAAAGGGATAGAAGGACCGAACCTCTGA
- the trpE gene encoding anthranilate synthase component I: METPVSLFAKWGGTEAKHSFLLESVEGGENVGRNSFLGKDPYRLLYGKNGLFYVSKRKEPETEIITYDPLFLLEYSMGDDKYVPDHRLPSFQGGAVGFLSFGAVRYYENIPDTKPEDEPAPDAYFALYDEILVVDHVDRLLRIVVNARLSEYKDPKACYEATLERIDAIEKEIREGELPGWVAHPVESKEKLEYTPNIPDEDYKKAVQKAKEYIYAGDIFQVVPSRKLEFRPGVPPFQVYRGLRTVNPSPYMYFLKLDDISLVGSSPEIMVKCKDRKTYLRPIAGTRPRGANPEADRLLEENLLADPKEIAEHIMLVDLGRNDLGRVCEAGSVRVEDFKIIEKYSHVMHIVSQCSGILEEGKSVYDLLRATLPAGTVSGAPKIRAMEIIDELERTRRGIYSGALGYISYQGDTDMAIVIRTISFYGEKAFVQAGGGVVYDSSPEGELEETKNKMAALLRAVDFARNGLKGEWNR; encoded by the coding sequence TTGGAAACCCCGGTGTCTCTTTTTGCAAAATGGGGAGGCACTGAGGCCAAACATTCTTTTCTTCTAGAATCAGTAGAAGGTGGAGAGAATGTAGGTAGGAATTCCTTCCTAGGAAAAGATCCTTATAGACTTCTTTATGGAAAAAACGGTCTTTTCTATGTTTCCAAAAGAAAAGAACCTGAGACAGAAATAATTACCTACGATCCTTTATTCCTATTAGAATATTCCATGGGAGACGACAAATACGTTCCGGATCATAGACTCCCTTCTTTCCAAGGTGGAGCGGTTGGCTTTCTTTCCTTCGGCGCTGTTCGTTATTATGAAAATATTCCAGATACTAAGCCAGAAGATGAACCGGCACCGGATGCATATTTCGCGTTATACGATGAGATACTAGTAGTCGACCATGTAGATCGTCTTTTAAGGATCGTAGTAAACGCACGTCTTTCAGAATACAAAGATCCCAAAGCTTGTTATGAAGCTACATTAGAAAGAATTGATGCAATTGAAAAAGAGATCAGAGAAGGCGAACTTCCTGGTTGGGTAGCACATCCGGTTGAATCCAAGGAAAAGTTAGAATACACTCCTAATATTCCGGATGAGGATTATAAAAAAGCGGTTCAGAAAGCGAAGGAATATATTTACGCGGGAGATATTTTCCAAGTAGTTCCCTCCAGAAAGTTGGAATTCCGACCTGGTGTTCCTCCTTTCCAAGTTTATCGCGGATTAAGAACTGTAAATCCGAGTCCTTATATGTATTTCCTAAAGTTGGATGATATTTCCTTGGTAGGATCTTCTCCTGAGATCATGGTAAAATGTAAGGATAGAAAAACTTACTTAAGACCGATTGCAGGAACGAGACCAAGAGGAGCTAATCCGGAAGCGGACAGACTTTTAGAAGAGAATCTTTTAGCGGATCCTAAAGAGATAGCAGAACATATCATGCTAGTAGACCTAGGAAGAAATGACTTAGGTAGAGTTTGTGAAGCGGGAAGTGTTCGAGTAGAAGATTTTAAAATTATAGAAAAATATTCTCACGTTATGCATATTGTGAGCCAATGTTCCGGAATTTTAGAAGAAGGAAAATCGGTTTACGATCTTCTCCGCGCAACTCTTCCTGCAGGAACAGTTTCAGGCGCACCTAAGATCAGAGCTATGGAAATCATAGACGAACTGGAAAGGACCAGAAGAGGAATTTATTCCGGAGCCTTAGGCTATATTTCCTACCAAGGAGATACAGATATGGCAATCGTAATCCGCACCATCTCTTTTTACGGCGAGAAGGCATTCGTCCAAGCAGGTGGCGGAGTGGTTTACGATTCTTCTCCGGAAGGCGAATTAGAAGAGACCAAAAATAAAATGGCCGCATTACTCCGAGCAGTGGACTTCGCCAGGAACGGATTGAAAGGAGAATGGAATAGATGA
- a CDS encoding anthranilate synthase component II codes for MILLVDNYDSFTYNLYQYFSQIGNKVEVFRNDKIDLNEIKRLAPKGIILSPGPGRPEDSGVCIDILKELAGQLPILGVCLGHQAIGLVHGGKIVNAPTIMHGKVSLIEHDGKDIYKSLPSPFLATRYHSLVIQPESLPDVLEVSSKTEDGIIMGVRHKTKPHLYGVQFHPESIMTQNGLELVRNFSRIVSEA; via the coding sequence ATGATCCTTCTCGTAGACAATTACGATTCTTTTACATACAATCTGTATCAGTATTTTTCGCAGATTGGCAATAAGGTAGAAGTTTTCAGAAATGATAAAATCGATCTGAACGAGATCAAAAGATTAGCTCCGAAAGGGATCATATTAAGTCCGGGGCCAGGACGTCCTGAGGATTCAGGAGTTTGTATTGATATTTTAAAAGAACTGGCAGGACAATTACCGATTTTAGGTGTATGTTTAGGTCACCAAGCCATTGGTCTTGTCCATGGCGGAAAGATCGTAAACGCTCCGACTATCATGCACGGAAAAGTAAGCTTGATAGAACATGACGGTAAGGATATCTATAAGTCCTTGCCTTCTCCATTTTTAGCTACTAGATATCATTCACTAGTGATCCAACCGGAAAGTCTTCCTGATGTTTTAGAGGTTTCCTCTAAGACCGAAGATGGAATTATTATGGGTGTGCGTCATAAAACAAAACCTCATTTATATGGAGTTCAATTCCATCCGGAGTCTATCATGACACAAAACGGTTTGGAATTGGTGAGAAACTTTTCGCGAATCGTTTCAGAAGCATAA
- a CDS encoding ABC transporter ATP-binding protein — protein MKIFFRLMSYSVRYKYRFSLGIAFALLTAVLNAVSLTSIIPLFDTMAADPNTRFQFEFTEAEQEIITKEESNLEIRLNPVERAKKVLIDVKRWSNGRTKYMEPKEVVWAVCLLILPLYGLKLITYLASVYCLATAGYWAVRDIRQELFEKNQMLPLTFFFKEKTGLLMSRIINDVEVVAAVISSNFRDATINFFYVITHLLVLLYLNTELLLIACGIVPLVILPVTLFTKKITRSTERFQEKLADLNANLQEMISGIKVIRVFNTEKYEKEKFQKINQNVYRRNFKGQYYLQIAPSLVELTSSLVALGFFALGARYILSGNIGSPFTVGQFMVFLLTLLFLLRPLTQLSQMVGKISQAIIAGRRIFEIIDLETEDHSEEEKVKVERVTNSIQFKGINFAYPGTNAEVLKDINLNVKVGETIAIVGASGCGKSTLMDLIPRFFDPSVGSIEFDGQNIKDLSLADLRNKIGIVTQDIFLFHGKVADNIAYGKPGASRKDVIRAARLAHAHDFIKQMDNGYDSILGVRGLNLSGGQRQRLVIARALLRDPEIMILDEATSALDAESERLVSDAFRRLFANRTTFVIAHRLSTIKDIPRILVMDNGRIVEEGNHTSLMEMNGLYRKLTDNQYAGAGMLP, from the coding sequence ATGAAAATTTTTTTCCGCTTAATGAGTTATTCAGTACGTTATAAGTACAGATTTTCATTAGGTATTGCGTTCGCTCTTCTAACTGCAGTCTTGAATGCAGTCTCCTTAACGTCTATCATTCCACTTTTCGATACAATGGCCGCGGATCCAAACACTCGCTTCCAATTCGAATTTACGGAAGCAGAACAAGAGATCATCACTAAAGAAGAATCCAATTTAGAGATCCGTTTAAATCCCGTAGAAAGGGCCAAGAAAGTTCTCATCGACGTTAAAAGATGGTCTAACGGACGTACTAAGTATATGGAACCTAAGGAAGTGGTTTGGGCAGTTTGTCTTTTGATCCTTCCTTTGTACGGACTAAAACTTATCACCTATCTCGCTTCTGTATATTGCCTTGCCACTGCAGGCTATTGGGCTGTCCGAGATATTCGGCAGGAATTATTCGAGAAGAACCAAATGCTTCCTCTTACGTTTTTCTTTAAGGAAAAAACGGGACTCTTGATGAGCAGGATCATCAACGATGTAGAAGTTGTAGCAGCGGTGATCTCTTCCAATTTTAGAGACGCAACGATCAACTTTTTCTATGTAATAACTCACCTATTAGTATTACTTTATCTGAATACGGAACTTCTTCTTATCGCGTGCGGGATCGTCCCTTTGGTCATTCTTCCTGTAACATTATTCACCAAAAAGATTACAAGATCCACGGAAAGATTCCAGGAGAAACTTGCGGACTTAAACGCGAATCTCCAAGAGATGATCTCGGGGATTAAAGTGATCCGTGTTTTCAATACCGAAAAATACGAGAAGGAAAAATTCCAGAAGATCAATCAGAACGTTTATCGTAGGAATTTTAAAGGGCAGTACTATCTTCAGATTGCGCCTAGTTTAGTTGAACTAACTTCTTCCTTAGTTGCGCTTGGATTTTTTGCATTAGGTGCAAGGTATATTCTCTCAGGAAATATTGGTTCTCCATTTACAGTGGGACAGTTCATGGTGTTCCTTCTGACATTACTGTTCCTTCTCCGCCCATTAACACAATTATCACAAATGGTGGGAAAAATTTCCCAAGCGATCATCGCAGGAAGAAGGATCTTCGAGATCATAGATCTGGAAACGGAAGATCATAGCGAAGAAGAAAAAGTAAAAGTAGAAAGAGTCACAAATTCCATCCAGTTCAAAGGGATCAACTTTGCATATCCAGGAACGAATGCAGAAGTCTTAAAAGATATCAACTTGAATGTGAAAGTGGGAGAAACAATCGCAATAGTGGGTGCAAGTGGTTGTGGTAAGTCGACGCTGATGGACTTAATTCCTAGATTTTTTGATCCGAGCGTTGGATCGATAGAGTTTGATGGACAGAATATCAAAGACCTTTCTCTTGCAGATCTTCGTAATAAGATCGGGATCGTAACTCAGGACATTTTTCTATTCCATGGAAAAGTCGCAGATAATATCGCTTATGGAAAACCTGGAGCCAGCAGAAAAGATGTTATTAGAGCTGCGAGGCTTGCTCACGCTCATGACTTCATCAAACAAATGGACAATGGATACGATAGTATTTTGGGAGTAAGAGGTTTAAATCTTTCAGGCGGACAGAGACAAAGACTTGTAATCGCAAGGGCTTTATTAAGAGATCCTGAAATTATGATCTTAGATGAAGCAACATCTGCATTAGACGCCGAGTCCGAAAGGCTGGTCAGCGATGCATTCCGAAGATTATTTGCAAACCGTACTACATTCGTGATCGCTCATAGACTTTCCACAATCAAAGACATTCCACGTATACTTGTTATGGACAATGGAAGGATTGTAGAAGAAGGAAATCATACTTCCCTAATGGAAATGAACGGTCTTTATAGGAAACTTACTGATAACCAATACGCTGGAGCGGGGATGCTGCCTTGA
- a CDS encoding response regulator: MKPLVLVVDDNDRYANNLKTYLQENGCEVLRAIDASQGWDLYLANKHKLKAIITDITMETQTSGLWMIRKIYQDGFEGIKVIATTGFDVSGVMALSKYFLPWFAGVEYMVPKVPLKRGEVILLPTSGVFSDFLSKLKS, from the coding sequence TTGAAACCATTAGTTCTTGTAGTGGACGACAACGATCGTTATGCTAATAATCTCAAAACTTATCTGCAGGAAAATGGATGCGAAGTCCTACGTGCTATAGATGCTTCCCAAGGTTGGGATCTTTATCTTGCGAATAAACATAAACTAAAAGCTATCATCACCGATATTACAATGGAAACCCAAACCTCGGGACTTTGGATGATTCGTAAGATCTATCAAGACGGATTCGAAGGAATTAAAGTAATCGCCACTACTGGATTTGATGTTTCCGGAGTAATGGCACTCAGCAAATATTTCCTTCCTTGGTTTGCCGGAGTGGAATATATGGTTCCTAAGGTTCCTTTAAAGAGGGGAGAAGTTATACTCCTCCCTACCAGTGGAGTCTTTTCCGATTTTTTAAGTAAGCTTAAGTCCTAA
- a CDS encoding carbon-nitrogen hydrolase family protein: MRRYSFYGILLIVSIYLIWAYSFLGNSPEEKPFEISSYSFGKDSGAGNLIGVEPFMVSGDYSNQKRFLEKTESYLLTAKKSGWISNRTIFVFPEYYGTWLVVSGEKSSLYTSTDLQSGMIYFILRNPFSFLYHFLTSKENDKIQAAIFKSKAEKMKEIYESTFSALALKYQVTILAGSIVLPSPSAQNGKIILGPSSLFNTSFVFGKDGFVLGEPIRKKFLTEEEKPFLDSNLKPGTVIDTPAGRMGVLVCADSWYPESYTNLKVSGADFIAVPSYINRGETSVWDQAWAGYNGEKNPADVDPKDIGRITEGQAWKKYALETRAARSGFKNGINVFLQGKLWNLESDGKASILRNGKPETVPVSEHNKNRIYNLWL, encoded by the coding sequence ATGCGAAGATATTCGTTTTATGGTATTCTGTTGATTGTGAGTATATATTTGATCTGGGCTTATTCCTTTTTAGGTAATTCTCCTGAAGAGAAACCTTTTGAGATCAGTTCGTACTCTTTCGGTAAGGATTCTGGCGCAGGGAATTTAATTGGAGTGGAACCTTTTATGGTTTCTGGAGATTACTCGAATCAAAAAAGATTTTTGGAGAAGACTGAGTCTTATCTGCTAACGGCAAAAAAGTCTGGCTGGATCTCTAATCGGACAATTTTCGTTTTTCCGGAATATTACGGCACTTGGCTAGTTGTTTCTGGTGAAAAATCCTCTTTATATACTTCCACTGATCTACAATCCGGGATGATCTATTTTATACTTCGAAATCCTTTTTCTTTCTTATATCATTTCCTGACTTCCAAGGAGAATGATAAGATACAAGCAGCTATATTTAAAAGTAAGGCAGAAAAGATGAAGGAAATCTATGAGAGTACCTTCTCAGCTCTGGCTTTAAAATACCAGGTCACTATATTGGCCGGTTCAATCGTTTTACCTTCTCCTTCTGCTCAGAATGGAAAGATTATATTGGGTCCTTCTTCTTTATTCAATACGAGCTTTGTATTTGGAAAAGATGGTTTTGTTCTGGGGGAGCCAATTCGCAAAAAATTTTTAACGGAAGAAGAGAAGCCATTCTTAGACTCCAATTTAAAACCCGGAACAGTCATCGACACTCCTGCAGGAAGAATGGGAGTTTTGGTATGCGCAGATTCTTGGTATCCCGAGTCTTACACAAATTTGAAGGTATCCGGTGCAGATTTTATTGCGGTCCCTTCTTATATAAATCGAGGAGAGACTTCTGTTTGGGACCAGGCTTGGGCAGGATATAATGGGGAAAAAAATCCCGCCGACGTAGATCCAAAAGATATAGGAAGGATCACGGAAGGGCAGGCTTGGAAAAAATATGCATTGGAAACTAGAGCTGCTAGATCCGGATTTAAGAATGGGATCAATGTGTTTTTACAAGGGAAGCTCTGGAATTTGGAATCAGATGGCAAGGCATCTATTTTGCGAAATGGAAAACCGGAAACGGTTCCAGTATCTGAACATAATAAAAATAGAATATATAATCTTTGGCTTTAG